One window of Polynucleobacter sp. HIN5 genomic DNA carries:
- a CDS encoding spheroidene monooxygenase, with protein MSSQVAVMSLVSIQPQAKLAGIARLMFNRFSTYRPKGLVLQKHMGSGKNAGFSVSPSGTHQGLFSLFDSLEHANVFICESPLLKWYQDHAHELFTVKLRAYSVKGQWSGHQLSESIAPPSSGPIASLTRASIKPSKAVSFWTKAPPAEVDLLHTDGCLISAGVGEAPILRQATFTIWESQAAMDAYARSGAHLAAIKSAMQGQYFSESMFVRFQPFDATGSWKGRTLA; from the coding sequence ATGTCATCACAGGTAGCGGTCATGAGCTTGGTCAGCATCCAACCGCAAGCCAAACTCGCTGGTATTGCCCGGCTCATGTTTAATCGATTTAGCACCTATCGACCCAAAGGCTTAGTCCTACAAAAGCACATGGGGTCTGGCAAAAATGCAGGGTTCTCCGTGAGCCCCAGTGGGACTCATCAGGGTCTATTCAGCCTCTTTGATTCTTTAGAGCATGCGAATGTATTTATTTGCGAATCGCCTTTGCTCAAGTGGTATCAAGACCATGCCCATGAACTATTTACCGTCAAACTGCGTGCTTATTCAGTTAAAGGCCAATGGTCTGGCCATCAATTAAGTGAATCCATTGCGCCACCAAGCTCGGGACCGATTGCTTCGCTCACGCGCGCATCGATTAAACCCTCAAAAGCGGTCTCGTTTTGGACGAAAGCACCACCTGCCGAAGTCGATTTATTGCATACCGATGGCTGCTTGATTTCTGCAGGTGTAGGTGAGGCACCGATCTTGCGGCAAGCGACTTTTACGATCTGGGAATCGCAAGCCGCTATGGACGCCTATGCCCGCTCTGGTGCTCATTTAGCTGCGATCAAATCGGCCATGCAAGGCCAATACTTTTCTGAATCCATGTTTGTGCGCTTTCAACCATTTGACGCAACCGGTTCATGGAAAGGAAGAACGCTTGCCTAA
- the crtD gene encoding 1-hydroxycarotenoid 3,4-desaturase CrtD produces MPKSLGNQPIVVIGGGIGGLVSALELACAGLEVIVVEKEQQLGGKIRQIDCAGHGVDSGPTVFTMRWVFDGIFANAGTRLEDVLRIEPLKILARHAWSKSEHLDLFADREQSAKAIEDFAGVAEARRFLDFCEQTRKLYRALEKPYMLSQRPSMMGMMSDLGPTGSKALYEIGLFNDLWKSLGRYFKDPRLHQLFGRYATYCGSSPFQAPATLMLIADVEMQGVWAVQGGMIAITQALTDLARAKGVRFICGVNCDEILQRNRKVSGVRLSNGETIQTQAVIFNGDAMALQTGLLGKANRHASPITQTTRSLSAITWSMYAKPHGFPLIRHNVFFDSDYDSEFTDIFYRKRLPQKPTVYICAQDQTDRHLSHPDGERLLCLVNAPATGDHQQPTLSEIESCQEKSLSLLEHCGLNLSLADATVTRTSPQEFHRLFPATGGALYGQANHGWMDTFRRPAAQTAIPGLYLAGGSAHPGAGVPMAALSGRMAAATLMGHLGLTKRSGRVLISGGTSTL; encoded by the coding sequence TTGCCTAAATCCCTTGGTAATCAACCCATTGTGGTGATCGGTGGCGGCATCGGTGGCTTAGTAAGTGCTCTTGAGCTTGCTTGTGCGGGTCTTGAGGTCATCGTGGTTGAGAAAGAGCAGCAGCTCGGGGGGAAGATTCGGCAAATTGACTGTGCCGGTCATGGAGTGGATTCCGGGCCTACGGTATTTACTATGCGCTGGGTCTTTGATGGCATCTTTGCCAATGCAGGCACACGACTAGAAGATGTGCTACGAATAGAGCCTCTCAAAATTTTAGCCCGCCATGCCTGGAGCAAATCCGAGCACTTGGATCTCTTTGCAGATCGCGAGCAATCGGCCAAAGCGATTGAGGATTTTGCTGGTGTTGCAGAGGCACGACGCTTCCTTGATTTTTGTGAGCAAACCCGCAAACTCTATCGCGCCCTGGAAAAGCCGTATATGTTGTCGCAACGCCCCTCTATGATGGGCATGATGAGCGATTTAGGGCCGACTGGCTCGAAGGCTCTTTATGAGATTGGTCTATTTAATGATCTTTGGAAAAGTTTAGGTCGTTACTTTAAAGACCCGCGCTTACATCAACTCTTTGGTCGCTACGCCACCTATTGCGGTTCCTCACCGTTTCAAGCACCTGCAACCCTGATGCTCATCGCAGATGTAGAAATGCAAGGAGTGTGGGCTGTGCAAGGCGGCATGATTGCTATTACGCAAGCACTCACTGATCTAGCACGCGCCAAAGGTGTGCGCTTTATCTGCGGTGTTAACTGCGATGAGATTTTGCAACGAAACCGGAAGGTCTCAGGAGTGCGCTTAAGCAATGGTGAGACGATTCAAACGCAAGCGGTTATCTTTAATGGTGATGCGATGGCCCTGCAAACTGGCTTATTGGGTAAGGCCAATCGTCACGCTTCCCCAATTACCCAAACCACTCGATCACTCTCTGCGATTACCTGGTCAATGTACGCAAAGCCACACGGTTTTCCTCTAATTCGGCACAACGTATTCTTTGACTCAGACTACGATAGCGAGTTCACGGATATTTTCTACCGCAAGCGTTTGCCACAAAAGCCAACGGTTTACATTTGCGCCCAAGATCAAACCGATCGTCATCTTTCGCATCCGGATGGAGAGCGACTCTTGTGTTTAGTCAATGCACCAGCCACTGGCGATCACCAACAACCCACTTTATCTGAGATTGAATCATGTCAAGAAAAATCCCTTTCCCTACTCGAACATTGTGGCCTCAATCTCTCCTTGGCGGATGCAACGGTGACACGCACTTCGCCTCAGGAGTTTCATCGCCTCTTTCCAGCAACGGGTGGGGCTCTTTATGGCCAAGCCAATCACGGCTGGATGGATACCTTTCGACGGCCAGCAGCCCAAACAGCAATACCGGGTCTTTATCTAGCGGGGGGCAGCGCGCATCCGGGAGCGGGAGTACCCATGGCAGCCCTATCAGGTCGTATGGCGGCCGCAACCCTGATGGGTCACCTCGGTTTGACCAAGCGGTCGGGTCGGGTGCTTATCTCTGGTGGTACGTCGACGCTTTAA
- a CDS encoding carotenoid 1,2-hydratase: MIAFVGSVFSPYYALARRRHTQVNPENHCAINLAIYSPGNKRWTMTERSAASISRNQTEFVIGPSSLHWNGDHLRVDFVERAVPFGQRVVGHFKLYPKQLFNFSTHLDDQHKHRWGPLAPAARIEVELESPNIKWQGNAYFDSNEGDEPIAIPFKDWDWSRAQLSGERTAVIYDVRQRNGVERVLGLIFTPDGRIEHFEPPPRQALPKTGWRIQRQMRNPKDAQLKILETLEDTPFYARSVLSSELFGERVTSFHETLDVPRLSSWAVQFMLPWRMPRVR, encoded by the coding sequence ATGATTGCGTTTGTAGGGAGCGTGTTCTCTCCCTACTATGCCTTAGCACGCCGTCGCCACACCCAAGTCAATCCAGAAAATCATTGCGCGATTAATTTAGCGATCTACAGTCCGGGTAATAAACGCTGGACCATGACCGAGCGTAGCGCAGCGAGTATTTCTCGCAATCAAACTGAGTTTGTGATTGGACCTAGCAGCCTCCATTGGAATGGTGACCATTTGCGGGTTGATTTTGTGGAACGCGCTGTTCCCTTTGGTCAACGCGTCGTTGGGCACTTCAAACTATACCCAAAACAATTATTTAATTTCTCGACCCATCTGGATGATCAGCACAAGCATCGTTGGGGACCCTTGGCTCCTGCTGCTCGGATTGAGGTTGAACTGGAATCTCCCAACATCAAGTGGCAGGGGAATGCATATTTTGATTCCAATGAGGGGGACGAACCGATTGCAATTCCGTTTAAGGATTGGGATTGGTCGCGCGCTCAGTTAAGTGGAGAGCGTACTGCAGTCATTTATGATGTTCGCCAACGTAATGGGGTGGAGCGGGTGCTGGGGTTGATTTTTACTCCCGATGGTCGCATTGAACATTTTGAACCCCCTCCTCGCCAAGCCTTACCCAAAACTGGTTGGCGGATTCAGAGGCAAATGCGCAACCCCAAGGATGCCCAACTAAAGATATTGGAAACTCTAGAAGATACGCCCTTTTATGCACGCTCAGTTCTCAGTAGTGAACTATTCGGTGAGCGCGTGACTTCATTTCATGAGACGCTTGATGTACCCCGGCTCTCATCCTGGGCCGTGCAGTTTATGTTGCCGTGGCGGATGCCGAGGGTTAGGTAA